In the genome of Fusarium fujikuroi IMI 58289 draft genome, chromosome FFUJ_chr02, one region contains:
- a CDS encoding related to SSU81 protein, involved in the HOG1 high-osmolarity signal transduction pathway gives MYGQRKGIQMSNILGDPFALATLSISTLAWFITFVSCIIGRVQQNSDADLAKNDPFPTFVWWSCIYCLCLILGVFVVIGSDAVHTYHVAVTGYLAAGIVLVSSGINQLLYSNSGAREAASAGFILLAMVIVIWTFYFGSSPSSTPRAFLDSFALAKESTTIHRSTMNAYGGRPETSNSVQPPQMYTSAQLNGFENPSPVGGISQVGGARGSAVPQSFTNSVMQQQPPQAKPNNSPGNDTEVVPPTEYPYRAKAIYSYEANPDDANEISFSKHEILEVSDVSGRWWQARKESGETGIAPSNYLILL, from the exons ATGTATGGCCAGCGCAAGGGCATTCAAATGAGTAACATCCTCGGCGACCCCTTCGCCTTGGCCACGCTCTCCATTAGCACG CTCGCCTGGTTTATCACCTTTGTCTCTTGTATTATTGGACGGGTACAACAAAATAGCGATGCGGACCTTGCAAAGAACGACCCTTTCCCAACTTTCGTGTGGTGGAGCTGTATCTACTGTCTATGCCTCATTCTTggcgtcttcgtcgtcattgGAAGCGATGCAGTTCACACCTACCACGTTGCTGTGACTGGCTATCTCGCAGCCGGAATTGTCCTTGTTTCATCCGGAATTAACCAGCTCCTTTACTCTAACAGCGGCGCCCGTGAGGCTGCCTCTGCTGGCTTTATTCTGCTGGCTATGGTTATC GTCATTTGGACGTTTTACTTTGGATCCAGTccctcttcaactcctcgaGCTTTCCTTGACTCATTCGCCCTCGCCAAAGAATCCACTACGATTCATCGATCTACTATGAACGCCTACGGTGGCCGCCCTGAGACATCCAACTCTGTCCAGCCCCCTCAGATGTACACTTCTGCTCAGCTTAATGGTTTTGAGAACCCATCGCCTGTGGGAGGTATCTCGCAAGTCGGAGGAGCACGCGGATCGGCAGTTCCCCAAAGCTTCACCAACTCAGTCATGCAACAACAACCACCgcaagccaagccaaacaACTCTCCCGGCAACGACACCGAGGTCGTGCCACCCACTGAATATCCCTATAGGGCAAAGGCCATCTACAGCTACGAGGCCAACCCGGATGATGCCAATGAAATTTCATTCTCCAAGCACGAGATCCTCGAAGTGTCGGATGTTAGCGGAAGGTGGTGGCAAGCGCGCAAAGAGAGCGGCGAGACGGGTATTGCGCCCAGCAACTACCTCATCCTGTTATGA
- a CDS encoding related to dihydrofolate reductase: MTATTAPKPNGSGKHEVKILMLHGYTQSGALFRAKTRALEKTLVKLLNPISLLPVFLYATGPNRLSPEDIPGYQPPEEPQAEDYQPDTWAWFRKDEATGNYRLFDEGMATVGQAIREAEGIDAVCGFSQGGAMAALVAAALEPERTLPEGKEGDWARGLREANSGKALKFVISYSGFWATPDSLQFCYEPKIKTPSLHFLGSLDTVVDESRSRALTDRCQDPLVLVHPGGHHVPVSKQWAAPLAGFIKEHSQDNEPKAEL, translated from the exons ATGACCGCTACAACAGCTCCCAAGCCCAATGGCAGTGGAAAACATGAGGTCAAGATTCTCATGCTTCATG GCTACACACAATCTGGCGCTCTATTCCGTGCCAAAACCCGTGCCTTGGAGAAGACACTCGTCAAATTACTCAACCCAATCTCACTTCTCCCTGTCTTCCTTTATGCCACTGGTCCCAACCGTCTAAGTCCAGAAGACATCCCTGGCTATCAACCCCCTGAGGAACCTCAGGCAGAGGACTACCAACCCGATACCTGGGCATGGTTCCGCAAAGATGAAGCCACCGGCAACTATCGACTGTTCGACGAGGGCATGGCTACCGTTGGACAGGCCATTCGAGAGGCAGAGGGCATCGATGCAGTGTGCGGTTTCAGCCAAGGTGGTGCCATGGCCGCTCTTGTAGCAGCCGCTCTTGAGCCAGAACGCACTCTGCCTGAAGGAAAGGAGGGAGATTGGGCGAGAGGCCTCAGAGAGGCAAACTCTGGTAAGGCTCTCAAGTTCGTCATTTCGTACTCTGGATTCTGGGCCACTCCAGACTCCCTTCAGTTCTGCTATgagcccaagatcaagactcCTTCATTACACTTCCTGGGTAGTCTTGACACAGTTGTTGACGAGAGTCGAAGCCGGGCTCTCACAGATCGTTGTCAAGACCCTCTTGTACTTGTTCACCCAGGAGGTCACCACGTACCTGTGTCCAAACAGTGGGCAGCGCCTCTGGctggcttcatcaaggagCATAGTCAGGATAACGAGCCTAAAGCAGAGTTGTGA
- a CDS encoding related to ATP synthase chain j, mitochondrial, with the protein MSWLGVQPLKKFNAPFLKPYWPFFAAGVVIAYGVNSAQSAMMNSAEWKNDPRNPNAKSGGH; encoded by the exons ATGTCTTGGCTCGGTGTTCAACCCCTCAAGAAGTTCAACGCTCCCTTCT TGAAGCCTTACTGGCCCTTCTTCGCTGCTG GTGTTGTCATTGCCTACGGCGTCAACTCCGCCCAGTCCGCCATGATGAACT CTGCCGAGTGGAAGAACGACCCCCGCAACCCCAACGCCAAGTCTGGCGGTCACTAA
- a CDS encoding related to NIPSNAP protein, whose amino-acid sequence MLSRQFARAAAVTPLAGVRALSSTAILNGRTPSLGDVNPTHAEVDKFSQKQKEFRDHLVEAQKKREASSLPSHPQSANVPFNASVEGSQNDHVGRSEEVKEPEPTRKAGPLTNLIYGTKEGRELDAQLEASFSQVLARGKYVHSIVLHEVKPEKVDEYVDLVGKWYPKMANAPENKVNLVGSWRTEVGDCDTFVHIWEYQKYEGYHQSRYSITHHPEFADFDNKLKGLINSKNVSLMQEFSFWPTTPPRSLGGIFELRSYTLHPGNLLEWETHWRRGLKARREVMEGVGAWFVQIGDLNTVHHLWQFANLEERRGRREQSWQVEGWSDTVHKTVPLIQSMKSRILVPMPWSPVR is encoded by the exons ATGCTCAGTCGCCAATTTGCACGCGCCGCTGCCGTCACTCCTCTCGCAGGCGTGCGAGCTCTGAGCTCGACTGCTATCCTTAACGGTCGCACACCTTCGCTGGGAGATGTCAACCCTACACACGCAGAGGTCGATAAGTTCAgtcagaagcagaaggaatTCCGCGATCACCTAGTCGAGGcacagaagaagcgagaagcCAGTTCGTTGCCCTCTCACCCGCAGTCTGCTAACGTTCCTTTCAACGCGTCGGTCGAGGGCTCACAGAATGACCATGTAGGACGCTCTGAGGAGGTGAAGGAGCCGGAGCCTACCCGTAAGGCGGGCCCTTTGACGAACCTCATTTACGGTACCAAAGAGGGCCGTGAGCTCGATGCTCAGCTCGAAGCAAGCTTCAGTCAAGTTCTTGCGCGTGGCAAGTACGTCCATTCGATCGTTCTTCACGAAGTCAAGCCTGAGAAGGTTGACGAGTATGTCGATCTCGTCGGGAAATGGTACCCTAAGATGGCGAACGCCCCAGAGAACAAGGTGAACCTGGTCGGAAGCTGGAGGACAGAAGTCGGCGATTGTGACACCTTCG TCCACATCTGGGAATACCAAAAATACGAAGGTTACCATCAGTCCCGGTACTCAATTACTCACCACCCCGAATTTGCCGACTTCGACAATAAGCTAAAGGGCCTAATCAACTCCAAGAACGTCTCTCTCATGCAAGAATTTTCCTTCTGGCCAACCACTCCCCCACGATCGCTCGGTGGCATCTTTGAGCTGCGTTCTTACACACTGCACCCCGGCAACCTGCTCGAGTGGGAAACACACTGGCGACGAGGCCTCAAGGCCCGCCGTGAGGTTATGGAGGGCGTTGGTGCTTGGTTCGTTCAGATTGGTGACCTCAATACAGTCCACCATCTGTGGCAGTTTGCCAACCTTGAGGAGCGTCGAGGCCGTCGTGAACAGAGCTGGCAGGTCGAGGGCTGGAGCGACACAGTCCACAAGACAGTGCCTCTTATCCAGAGCATGAAGTCAAGGATCCTCGTCCCAATGCCTTGGTCTCCTGTTCGATAA
- a CDS encoding related to mitotic spindle biogenesis protein Spc19, with the protein MAASNLSTYSDCVSSLRTSLKFLESSVETLDNGVSDFPRLVNVLKTVRHYELIPQPTLAAAEASLRDEIGPYIALLLARADSQIERQERRIETLKARAELQQGRLSRPDDDYDEYGGKSKKQRTGSRKLTAEEKLRARAVRQRKEALRYGVERLELEVLQKERELRKRLEG; encoded by the exons ATGGCCGCCAGCAACCTGTCGACATACTCCGATTGCGTCTCTTCTCTCCGCACCTCCCTCAAATTCCTCGAATCATCCGTTGAGACTCTTGATAATGGCGTATCCGATTTTCCCCGTCTAGTCAACGTCCTCAAGACCGTCCGC CACTATGAACTCATTCCGCAACCCACTCTCGCTGCAGCTGAAGCTTCATTACGTGATGAAATCGGACCATATATAGCTCTTCTCCTTGCCCGCGCAGACTCCCAGATCGAGCGTCAGGAGCGTCGCATTGAAACACTCAAAGCCCGCGCAGAGCTTCAGCAGGGTCGTTTGTCCCGCCCAGATGATGATTACGACGAATACGGTGGAAAGTCTAAGAAGCAGAGAACCGGGAGTCGTAAGTTGACTGCAGAGGAAAAGCTCCGCGCGCGAGCAGTTCGGCAGCGTAAGGAGGCTCTGCGTTATGGTGTCGAGAGattggagctggaggtgTTGCAGAAGGAGAGGGAGCTCAGGAAGAGATTGGAGGGATGA
- a CDS encoding related to RPN5-subunit of the regulatory particle of the proteasome gives MSDGVLKPEKDFSKEVDQQLPEAEKLAASGNLQGAIEKLAALEKQTRQASDLASTSRVLIAIVTLCKNAGDWSLLNDQTLVLSKKHSQLKQAITKMVQTVMGFLDDTPDLKTKLSVIETLRTVTEGKIFVEVERARVTKILSDIKKKQGDLKSATEILCELQVETFGSMDRREKTEFILAQVELCIESGDWTQAAILGRKISTRYLSRNPKKTAEQLEKEQKEREKKKARGEEVPEEKEDDTTDLKLRYYEQQIILAKHEEKYLDVCKHYRQVLDTEAVEEDPAKLRPVLQRIIYFVILAPYDNEQHDLLHRIHKDTRNSEVPAEAELLRLFTVHELMRWPEISKRFGPHLCSTDVFDAQLGQSSDDKAHQRWQDLRKRVIEHNVRVIAKYYTRIQMSRLTQLLDLAEDETEKYISELVTSKTVYAKIDRPARIVSFAKPRDADDVLNEWSHNMKSLLGLLERIDHLITKEEMMARIQPAK, from the exons ATGTCTGACGGAGTTTTAAAGCCCGAGAAGGACTTCTCGAAGGAGGTTGACCAGCAGCTTCCCGAAGCTGAGAAGCTGGCTGCG TCCGGTAACCTCCAAGGCGCcattgagaagcttgctgcGCTCGAGAAGCAAACCCGACAA GCCTCTGATCTTGCGTCCACATCACGAGTCCTGATCGCAATCGTAACACTATGCAAAAATGCGGGCGATTGGAGCTTGTTGAACGACCagaccttggtcttgtccaAGAAGCACAGTCAGCTCAAGcaagccatcaccaagatggtCCAGACCGTCATGGGCTTCCTCGACGACACTCCcgacctcaagaccaagctgTCTGTAATCGAGACTCTGCGGACAGTAACAGAGGGGAAGATCTTTGTCGAAGTCGAACGAGCCCGTGTCACCAAGATCCTTTCCGACattaagaagaagcagggtGATCTAAAGTCAGCCACCGAGATTCTTTGCGAGCTGCAAGTCGAGACCTTTGGTTCCATGGATCGACGGGAAAAGAccgagtttattttggcgcAGGTTGAGCTCTGCATTGAGAGCGGAGATTGGACACAGGCTGCTATTCTAGGTCGCAAGATCAGCACCCGCTATCTTTCTCGCAATCCTAAAAAGACCGCCGAACAGCTTGAGAAGGAGCAAAAGGAGcgtgaaaagaagaaggcccgCGGCGAGGAGGTACCCgaagagaaggaggacgACACAACTGATCTGAAGCTGCGTTACTACGAGCAGCAGATCATTCTTGCCAAGCACGAGGAGAAGTACCTGGATGTGTGCAAGCATTATCGGCAGGTTCTGGACACAGAAGCAGTCGAGGAAGACCCAGCCAAGCTTCGGCCT GTCCTGCAACGCATCATCTACTTTGTCATCCTTGCTCCCTATGACAACGAACAGCACGATCTTCTCCACCGAATCCACAAAGATACACGCAACTCCGAAGTTCCAGCTGAAGCAGAGCTTCTGCGACTCTTTACTGTTCATGAGTTGATGCGATGGCCAGAGATTTCCAAGAGATTCGGCCCTCACCTCTGCAGTACCGATGTCTTTGACGCCCAGCTAGGTCAATCTTCGGACGACAAAGCTCACCAGCGATGGCAAGATCTGCGAAAGCGAGTGATTGAGCACAACGTTCGAGTTATTGCCAAGTACTATACTCGCATCCAGATGAGCCGCCTGACTCAGCTACTTGATCTTGCCGAGGACGAGACAGAGAAGTACATCAGCGAACTTGTAACTTCCAAGACTGTCTACGCCAAAATTGACCGACCTGCACGAATTGTGAGCTTCGCAAAGCCTAGAGATGCTGACGATGTCCTCAACGAATGGAGTCACAACATGAAGAGTCTCCTGGGACTATTGGAAAGAATcgatcatctcatcaccaaggaggagatgatggcacGAATCCAGCCTGCGAAATAA